tcttttctgcaggataatgcaccctgccacaaaacaaacatcttggtgccagataccacagcaccactttcaggggtctagtggagtccatgacctcgatgggtcagggctgttttggcagcaaaagggggaccaatcAAAAATTAGGATGGTGGTCAtattgttatgcctgatcggtgtagaTAAGTGCGTGAATCATTATTATATCTGGCTGGAATTGCAGACCAGTGGGAGCCTTGCACATCCTCCTCAACCCTCTCCCTTTCTTTGTAGGAGAGAATGCAGTCTTCAGGACACCGGTTGAGAGATGTGGAGCAGCACCAGCCCCTGCTCAACGGAGGCGAGGAGGAGGTGGTGGCCGGCCGCGTCTGGTTCATACAGGACAGTTGCGGGATGGTGTGCGCCTTCATGACCTGGTCTCTGGTTATGTATGCAGAATTTGTGGTgaactttgtaatgttgctcCCCTCCAAAAGCTTCTGGTACTCTCTAATCAACGGTGTGGCTTTTAACTTCCTGGCTGTGTTGGCGCTGACATCACACCTGCGAACCATGCTGACAGACCCggtaagaaaataaaaatgttatgtgatAATTAACTTTTTGTGATGGATGTTATTGATGTGAAGTGCATTGTGCTTATTAGGGAGCTGTTCCCAAAGGTAATGCTACTAAAGAATACATGGAGAGTCTGCAGCTAAAGCCAGGAGAGGTCATCTACAAGTGTCCAAAATGCTGCAGCATTAAACCAGAGAGAGCTCACCACTGCAGGTAAACCCAACATCAGATAAATGACTCGCAAAGCATGAGAGACACTTTTGCTCTCAGTATGTTAATCTGTATGCAACCACATTTGACACTTTTATTGCATATCTTTCCACATCTTTCCACTTGTGGAAATCCTTTAAGGAAACTTTTCAGTTTGATTCAGTATTGATTATTTGGGTATTATATCAGGTACATCACATGGCtaaggaaaaatatatatatatatttataaatatatatctcaATTAATTGTCAATGTTCCCTTTAATTTCTTTTCTCGCTGAGCAAAACTTTTCTTTATTGGGCGGACATTTTGGTCACctaagacagacagacacacacacacacacacacacacacacacacacacagaggtttTATCATGCAGTTATAGCTTTTAACTTTAATGTGccatttctattttatttaaccCTTGAAATTAAGCACATTTTCATTTGACTATGtcgtcagaatgggaaagaaaggtgttttgagcatggcatgttgttggtgccagacgggcccggtctgagtatttcacaatctactcagttactgggattttcacacacaaccatttctagggtttacaaagaacggcgtgaaaagggaaaaacatccagtatgcggcagtcattgtgccacaacacgcacaaccttgaggcggatgggctacaacagcagaagaccccacagGGTACCACTCATATctattacaaataggaaaaagaggctacaatttgcacgagctcaccaaaattggaaaGTTGAAGAccggaaaaatgttgcctggtctgatgagtcttgatttctgttgagacattcagatggtagagtcagaatttgccgtaaacagaatgagaacatggatccatcaggCCTTTTTACcactgtggtggtggtggtgtaatggtgtgggggatgttttcttggcacactttaggccccttagtgccaattgggcatcgttaatgccatgtccatctctttatgaccaccatgtacccatcatctgatggctacttccagcaggataatgcaccatgtcacaaagcttgaataatttcaaattggtttcttgaacatgacaatgagttcactgtactgaaATGGGCCCTACAATCaccaacccaatagagcatctttgggatgtggtggaacgggagctttgtgccctggatgtgcatcccacaaatcttcaactgcaagatgctatcctattaatatgggccaacatttttaaagaatgccttcagcaccttgttgaatcaatgccacgtagaattaaggcagttctgaaggcgaaagggggtcaaacacagtattagtgttcctaataatcctttaggtgagtgtatatgaaAAATTAAGTAGTTACACTgagatagtttttttttttttttgtcgaaAGGCAGCATTTAAACCATCTaacttaaatgtttatttattgctTATGAATTTCCAGtattttttatatcaggtttatttattgattgatttacGTTTTAATGGCAAGGATCTCTAAACAATCCCCTTGTGAGATCAATTATTTATTAGgcttacaatataatataactataacagcttataaaataatataaaaactaatTGAAGTATTTAAACTGATATAGGCTTTTATATCAGTTtaaatgcattaatatgtgaaaaaaaacaactaatctAAGTAGTAATCTAATAGCCAAGTATGTTGAAGGGATCATGTGAACTCTTTTATAGTTATCTAAACATCTCTGAAACCCAAACCACACACATCTATTTAAACTGACGTGTTGctgatgtgttttgagttttgcTACTGTGCTGTGCCCATCATCCGTTATTTCCACTATTAATCAAGCcactctttttttaaaacatgagGACGTTTTATCTTCAAGTTTCACGTTGCCTCTCATATTGAGCTATTTGGACCGCAAACATGACTCGCTGCGGCTCACGCAACATAATTAATTCACTTTCTACGACACTTGTAAACTGCATTTATTGGTTCTAACACTATAGCAATGCTAACTCTAAAGCGGCTGTACAGAGCACTGCAACTATTTCTCATTTAAAGTACAATCAAATCCAAATGATTTCTCCCCTCTTTTCGCGTCTCCGCAGAATTGTATGCTTTCTGCGTGGCCGTGGCATCACAAGTGCGCGGCTGCATGCACGCAGCTTACAGAGAACAGTGCTAATTGTATAAACTATACAGGGAACCCCAGTTGGTACATTACAAAGATGTTATAGGTTAAAATGAACTGATTTGTATGAAACTTACATTAAAATTACATACaatatatacatacaatatAATAACACATTTTAGACTGACAGTCTGAACACAGCCTGTGTTTCAAACATTAGATCAGTCTCATTATGCCTGTTAGAGGGGAACTTTTACTAAGCACTGGCACATGTTGTAAGATGTTGCAtgttgtcatgtttcatattttagTGTGGAGTACTGAGTTGAGTACTGtttacatatacatataatacAATGTATTTTGAGAATTAGGTCATGATAATTTCTTtaggtcttaaaaaggtcttcatttgatttttaaaaatgggcaGCAACCCTTATTACATGACATTGTTTACAAGTTGTTTCACTGACATCTTTTTGTAGTTGAAACACTGATCAAGTGATTACATAAGACAGATTTCAGTAAGTTGTCCTGTATCTTTCAACACACcttatgtttatttgttaaTGTTGTGCTATAACTAGTAGTCAAACAGGAAAGAATATCCGTTTGTGTCCTCCGTGCTGCAGCATCACATTGCCGAAGAGCATTAATCgcttgaacaaaaaaaatatataaacaatttACAGCATTAGTATGAGAAGTAACACAATCATATTGCAATGTATTAGAGGGAGTACAATGTAAAATGCACTGACTAAAAGATTtaagcaatttaaaaaaatgtatataggtTCTTCAAAATGACAATCGATTAAAAGTGGGATGTCTATATTTTTAACCCAACCCTAAATTATACTAAACAAACAATTTTGAGGAATAGatagttcaaaagaacaacatttatttgaaaataaatcatttgtATCAATATAAATGTCTGCTATCAGTTTTGATCCATTTAAAGTGTCCTTAATGAATAGAAGTATtgatttctttttaaatgtgtgttgtgGACTGTGAGGGATCTGTCATCAAattttaagtaaaaatctgttttacattttatatgtcTCTTTGTAATTAAgtaatttgttatttttaatagCCAAGTGGCTGCTGAATGTTTAGCATCTTCTAAAACTGGTATGGTCTCTTTACCTGGTTTTGTTTGTTGTAGTATCTGTAAGCGATGCATCAGGAAGATGGATCACCACTGTCCTTGGGTCAACAACTGTGTTGGCGAAAGCAATCAGCGATTCTTTGTCCTCTTCACTGTAAGTGTGTCTGTGGTTtcttttacaatattttatgAGGGAATATTACTTGGTGGAAAGAAATGTAATCATAAATACTAATAAATTACTACTaaattagtttattattattattaatgcaagGTGACCTTTTATATTATATCATAAGAAATcagcatttttaataatatttgacttTAATGTGTTCTTTCTCCTCAGATGTACATAGCCTCCATTTCATTGCATGCACTGTGTCTCAGCGGTTTCCATTTCTTCACCTGTGTCAAAGTCCAGTGGAATGGTGGGTAatagacattttttatttgcacTCCATCACTGGAGGACAGATGATATTTTGTTGTAGTCAAGtgaaaaatgtttattgtgCTGTGTCTTTGCTTGCTTGCTGAGAAACCACTTGGCCTAAAGAAACATTTTGTGCTAATGGTTTCTGATTTGTGTTTActgcacatttttttaatatataatttaatttgcagGTTTTATACTGTTGTAATAAAAtactgttgttgttttgttgctgttgtttgGCAATCTTTGATACTGTTCTTTTAGCTCTCATACGAAGCATTTGAGAATATGATTTCCAGCATTAGTTTTAAATGCAGCATCTCATCTATGTATTTCTTCTCTTCTGTAGAGTGTAGTGATTTTTCCCCACCTGTGGCGGTCTTGCTGATGATTTTCCTGTGTCTGGAAGCGCTGCTGTTTCTCACCTTCACTGCTGTCATGTTCGGCACTCAGATTCACTCCATCTGTAATGATGAGACGGTAAGTTAACTTACACAAACCAATAGAAGTCCTCTCCTCCAGTTATTACAATTACTTCAAATTGCTGGGAAGTTACTGACATTTTAACAGCCAAATGTGGTCCTTTTTTTGCAATTTACTAAAATAACtggaaaaaatgtaataaaacaaataaattcaaaatcaTTATAAATGCAGTTACCTTTTTTCGTAAATTGAATACGGAAGCCCACcgccagaagctagatattttactttataatgttttaaatatggcTTTTTTACTTACACAAAACTATCAATCGCTTCAGAAAGTCTTCATTAACCCCCCAGGAGctatatggattacttttataatgaatggatacaaattgttgttgtttttttggtctGCAAATTTTGGCCTGCCATTATAGTGTTTGTAAGAGCCAGGgaatttttttatgtaactccgattgtatttttgaaagaagaatgtcatatacactagGATGGCTTGAAGGCTGGGCTAACGATGCCCTATATCTTTTGCTGTAGTGTGTCAGTAGGAAATGACAGTTTAGATTTCCAAACATTCCTTTTGCCATTAACTGTACTACTCCAATGAGACTTTTGTAtgcacaatggccctcatttatcaaaagtgcgtacaccaaatttccagcgtacacccaaaactacggtgactttgagatttatcaatatggacgttggtgtacggcacgctcaaatcctacgccagctcaggaggtggtgtacgcacgttttgagttagtgcgaaaatgcgcaggaaaacaattcctaacaccacaaaacgcactgacaaagatatgttatattatgacccactgcaaacaacaacaacagttcttcagtgtttaatttgtgtgactataggctaccaaagcatttgaggcatgtattcctccagttgcgagcctgtgcggcagctgcgcacggactgggactgaataattcagactgacaaaataataaaaattacattcttcttcttttaaataataataataataataaaataaataataacaacggcattcttcttctaaaaaaCAATAAgtgtcattaaaaataaaaataataataataataattataataaaaagaatcttacaaattgtcatgcaattattaatgtgaatgaatggtaggctactccacatcacatcatcatcatattgtacaccccaatacatgtaccgtgatacgaaattaaatgattattgtttcaaaacgtgctgtaaaataatgcattgtgataggtcatttctcatccaaacagctttaaactgctggagtgcacttctcaacctccacactattaacagtaggcctactcgtaatttgggtccatatttgttttttgggtgcctttaatcccactctttaaactgcCAAAAAAACAATTTTGCTTTTTTCCagttccctggtgatggtctcgtttggcgcgtctcaatcatctcactagttcagtagtcagggcactgatcagcccattgacttatgtcctaatcagtgccctacTGGACTGGTAAGACTTgagacgcgcccgatctccaagtcggagaagtttcgcttctttgccgtcttctgtttgaccatggcgtaaaatgagggcctGGGGGAGgtggagacttgaatatataggggtgtgttattctaatgacaatcgttttcagccgcggcatttatcaagggcaagtattgcgtacacctggagtgcagaggtgcgcaccgcttcataaatcaggcggtgagaggagtgtaagcataatcttacgccaacatatacgcccgtttctacgcaagattgataaatgagggccaatgagtCTGACAACAGCCGCTATGCTCCACACAGAGATCTGATCTCACCATCGAGTTTGTCAGTGATAACATGACGAAATGGAAAAAAACTGAGACAGACTAATTCCAGAAGATTTGCAGCAAAAGATATAAAAAACTGGCTTAACTATTTTTAGGAAAAAATGCTAACAtgcctaagacttttgcacagtaagcattcacacacatatacagtcaaaccaaaatgtattcagacagcttcaacattttctcacaatatcagtttattcgctatagtttagaaaatggtaataaaatgtaatggattacaatcaaccaatcggctgtcagctgttaaattaagtacacaattagataataccaattaccaagcaatgcttaattttgttcagtctgtggtggaaaaggtcacattagcaatttAAGAAAAAACCCTTAAGCAAAATATGCTCAGGTCAGTGTTTCTCAATAATTTGGTCCCAATTTTTTAGACCACTTTAAGAATAATTTTGGTGTATATCACAGTTGcctttttgctatcctcacttacataaatgaactatagtgtccaACACCCgctagtaaaaaaatatatctggtgtctgaataatttttggtttcACTGTATATGAAAAATATGGAAcaaagcagtaaaaaaaaaaaaaatatcttcatgtaaTTCATTATTTCTCAGAACTACAATTGATATTCactgtagcctgacgtggtcatactcaattctagtcagaatatgagtctgaaactgctccattgggctgtgattatggggcgtgtttcaaccgaaccagcaaagaaatcaattggatagacctacaaccaatcggAGCAACGAAGCAACACATCGTCAAATGTCAtcatagttcaactgcactgtgttgccaagtccgtgttttttttccctcgcgttgaagcgactattatgtgatagacccatgagtgcgaattttagcaggcaaccttgccaaaatagcacacattttaccccccaacagccatttttcccccggagaacccccctgagaagctattgtttagggctagtagttggtgggttttgttgtgaaaacttggcaaccctgtctgcacgtgcgctgaaatcaggctggaatacacgatctttgtcggtgttgtaaaaaattaGAATCATTTAATgttacacagagtacttacccaacatgatcatcatttctgagagaaatagtgaaggtgaatgcatatccaaacaagctctccgtttaggattcgaaaaaatataatccaagcccctttgatgacgtgcatgattacgttactgttgatcatctgtccgtcatcgtctaaagcccgccctgatgatttcattggccggaacagtttctgttcggagataattactcctctatggagcaaggccagaccgaactgcccaacctaaacattttgtgggtggggctaagttcggctggcatccaggctatattCACTGTATTTGAGTTTAGAAATAACGTGCTGACAGCATTAGCCTTAACTTTTACATTTCTCGTTTGATCCTCACAGGAAATCGAGCGGTTGAAGAATGAAAAGCCCACGTGGGAGCGACGGGTGCGATGGGATGGGATGAAGGCTGTTTTCGGTGGCCCACCCTCTCTGCTCTGGTTCAACCCGTTTGCTGGACTCCGCCTCCAGCGTCTGCTGATGGTTCGTGCACGGAAGGGCGGGGCCGAGTTTTCAGTTTGAGTGAAGAATGCTGTCTATAAAGGCATGTCCATCTGCCTTCATGCCTATTACCCCCTCTCTCCCCCGACCCGACCCGACCTCAACCCAACCCCCACATAGGACATAGGAGTCCTTCCTTAATGCTGACGCAGGTTTGGAGGTACTACAGTGAAAACCTGTAAAATAACTGATGTCGCCCCTGGAACAATGAGGCTACGTCTCGATACAGCCTGTCTGTGTCCACACATTATTACCTCGTTAGGCGGATCATACTTGTTATGCTCATATTTTCTTCATGAACGTTCACTCTTGGGTTTTTGATTTGCTTTTTATGTGGACTTTAATGTTGTTTGGAACTTTATGGAACAGAGTAAGGTTGTCAGTATCCATTATACAGCCTGAAGAAACAACATCTTGCGATTTAAGTAGAGCTATCATGTGTCAAAATAATGCTTAACATGCAATGGTTATTTAAAGAAATAGATAATAAACCAAATGAAATTCGGGGAGTTTCACAAAAACTGTCTGGAAATGTCCATGTTCATATATCACCCCaagatcaaaagaaaaaaaagattatattgTACTAATGTTCATGAAGATAAaggttttttacattttaaaagaaaatatctcattttcaTTATTGTAATGTGAAAAATAGATGATctattatttataaatgtaaagtATTTATATATCATGATATTATGTTGTACTGAATTTAATTTATGCTgatttttatgtaattatttattataatgagATTTTCATACTACATTAATAAGAATTTCTTGATTATAAAGAAAATGTCAAAATGCACAAACTTAATAGCAGATAAAATAGGCtttttatatgaaatatcaTTTCTAGATTTCTTTACCTTTTGATGTTAGTGTGTAATATGAGCAGGACATTTCCATTTCCTGAGATGTACTCTCTTACGTGTTAAGCGCTCACTGCTGGTTTAGTCACCTTATCTTTAGCACATAACCTAAATGATGaagtcattttaaaatcatCTCGTCTTTATGTATTGTAGAGATAATAATAGCCTCATTCCTTCAGTCTTGAAATGAACGCCAATCCCACAAAGAACTTGAATGGTTGATGTGACTAATTCTTACATTGACCTTAGGCTGCTCTGTGAGATAAATAAAGACAAATCACATTATGGCATACATAATTAAAGGATGTCCTCTGTGCGTGTGCACGAGGCCCACAGTGCTGAGCCAGGAACTGTAATTAACATGTACATTACAAATTAAACACACGGCTGTAAAATTAGGTGACGTTGACGGGCGCCATCCATGTAGTGAAAGTCACAAGTCAAACAAATGCTGCACAATTCACAGAGGCTGACTATCACTTTGTGTTTTATCGTCTTCATTGTCTTCTTCACTTTTATGCTTAAACCTTTAGCTTAGAAAATCGTTTCATGTTGACCACTAAATTTCCTTTTGGAAAATATTTTCTTCATGCAAAGCTGGAACTCGTTTTGACACAGTCGACATGATGTGTGTCCGTTGCTTTATTCTATTATATAGAGGGAATCTCACAAGACATGTCAATAACATCTCCAAGTCATATTTGACTCCCAACGGAAAAGATAGAAAcaagaaattattttatttcacatttaCAGTTAAATCCATTTTAGGCCTTTCCCCCATAAATTCTCAATGTAATGCAAAActtaaaaagtaaaattaaaacTGTAACTAAATAAATTCTAttatttgtgaccctggaccacaaaaccagtcataagggtccaTTATTTTAAGCTTTCCATGAATGTATCGTTTGTTAGGACACTTTGTccaagatacaactatttgaaaatttggAATCTgcgggtgcaaaaaaatctaagtattgagaaaatcgcctataaggttgtccaaattaagtccttagaagcgcatattactactaataatacatttttgatatatttatggtagaacatttacaaaatatcttcatgaaaTATGATCTTTACTTTATCCTAaggatttttggcataaaagaaaaatcaataattctgacccatacaatgtagtgttggctattgccacaaatctATTTTTTTGGTACAGGATCACATTAActcttttaaatgtattgtacTCCTGTTAATTTACGTTGATTGTAGggtttaaaaaaatctgtttttttattGCTTTGTCACAATGCCATAAATCCTTACGATCCAAAATATAGACTTCCTTTTCTTTATGTTTAATATAATTTcctattttttcttttaattttgaagtTAAATATGTCCTGGACATGTTCTCAACTGCCTTTGTGAGAATTGCCCTACTGTATTAGAAAATGTattgcttttatttaaaaatatatatatatattcaaaatatatacaaaaataacagCAGTACATGAGAATTATATCACAGCACTAAAAGGCCTGTTTTAATGGGTCTAGATAGATTTTTAAGAGACAACCACTCCATATTTACCAAGCAGAAGAGATACATACAGTATACGTGTGCTGACAGTCTTGGATATTATGTTTACAATACTGGCTGTTCTCAAGCATTGATTTGAATATGTGATGATGCTTTGTTTCTGGTTTGGAGCCATTCAATAAGTCTAGTGTAAAAGATGAGGACAGCTGCAAGGGATATGGACATTTGAACCGGTCCGACAATTGATTCTTTCATATCCACAAATAATGAAACAAAACTAATGATCAAATAATGCAACAAAACTAGCGAGACTTGCTCTAAATTTGATCTGTTGCCATTAAAAGTGTAATTCCAGCATTTGATTTGTTACAAAAAGTAATGTTTTGTGTGCCAATTATGTTATGCATCATATATGAAATTGAAACCTTCTTTTAAACATTCCCTTCGCATTATTATGAAGACGACTGAACCATCAGACGGTTCAGGCAGTGGAACTCCGATTGGACTACGGATtggtgtctttttttttttttaagtacatttttatgCGTTTCTAAACAAAGACAACTAGTTATTAATTTTCTGTAAAGGGAATATGTACTATATGCAAGCCATGAGGATGTTTTGAATTTGATACAAGTAGGCTTGCCTTTTATCAGCACATCACTAAGAATGTATCTCATGCTTTTTATACTTTGTTCTAATTGGGTAGAAGAGGGACTTATTTACTTTGCATTAGAATAATTAAGAGTTTTGCATTCTGTACTATTACTACTACAGCAGTATTTGCCTGACCTCAAGtctattttaaaaacatgcttagacttGTGATTCTAGATATTACTCGACTGTAAAAGCTGAGGGATGTTTGCTCGACCTTCATTAACTTCTGATAGCATTTAACTATTGCATATGTTATCAGACCTTTGGCAATTTCTCAGTCGTTGAACGAACCATCAACGAAGTTACTAGAAACGTTGTCTCCAACGTTCACCTTTTCCCCATATTAGACCTTTATAGTGCTGCCTATTTCACTGAAACGGGTCATTATATCTCAATGTCTCAGATCTTCAAGCTCATTTTAACAGTGTCTGAACTTGGAATGCTGGAAACAGGGTTTGCAGTCACAAAGCAAAGATTAGGAAATCATGTCTGTAATAAATGGTGTAAACAAATATTGTTCTGATACTTTCAAGTGTCAAAGTTATGTTCTTTCTTATGTAAAGTTCTTTTACATAATAAAGGCATTAGATTTAAAAGCTGTTAAAGCCTCAATGATTTTTTTAGCCTGAATGTTTTTGCTGActaagactgcatttatttaataatacagtaaaaacagcagtattgagaaattatatatatatataaaaaaatgtaatttattcttgtaatgtgaagctgaatttttagcatcattacatTACttatcttcagtgtcacgtgatccttcagaaatcattctaatatgataatTTGCTGCTAATGAAACATCATATCCTtcgtat
The nucleotide sequence above comes from Pseudorasbora parva isolate DD20220531a chromosome 16, ASM2467924v1, whole genome shotgun sequence. Encoded proteins:
- the zdhhc7 gene encoding palmitoyltransferase ZDHHC7, with product MQSSGHRLRDVEQHQPLLNGGEEEVVAGRVWFIQDSCGMVCAFMTWSLVMYAEFVVNFVMLLPSKSFWYSLINGVAFNFLAVLALTSHLRTMLTDPGAVPKGNATKEYMESLQLKPGEVIYKCPKCCSIKPERAHHCSICKRCIRKMDHHCPWVNNCVGESNQRFFVLFTMYIASISLHALCLSGFHFFTCVKVQWNECSDFSPPVAVLLMIFLCLEALLFLTFTAVMFGTQIHSICNDETEIERLKNEKPTWERRVRWDGMKAVFGGPPSLLWFNPFAGLRLQRLLMVRARKGGAEFSV